The DNA window CAAGGTGGGCAAGGAAGCCGCCCTCAACAAAACCGACGAGCTCCTAGAGGTGCTCACCGGCGCCGACATGGTGTTCATTGCCGCCGGCATGGGGGGTGGCACAGGCACCGGTGTCGCTCCGGTCATTGGCACCCTGGCCAAGGAAGCCGGAGCGCTCACCGTGGCGGTGGTGAACACTCCCTTTTCCTTTGAAGCCAGCGAGCGCATGCGCATTGCCCAGCAGGGGCTTGCTGAGCTGGCCGGCTGCGTGGACACCCTCATCGTGGTTCCCAACGCCCGCCTGGAAGAAATGGCCCCCGCCAACATCACCATTACCGAGGCTTTCCTCCTGGCCGACCAGGCACTGCACCACGGCGTGCAAGGCATTTCCGAAATCATCAACGAGGTGGGTGTGATCAATCGGGACTTTGCCGATGTCAAAGCGGTGCTGGAAGGCGGCGGCATGGCGCTCATGGGCATTGGCGTTTCCTCCGGCGAGCACCGGGCCCTGGAAGCGGCGCAAAACGCCGTGGCTTCCCCGCTTTTGGACGGCATTGCCCTGCACGGTGCCCAGCGGGTGTTGGTCAACTTTGTGGCCGGACCCGACGCCACCTTGGGGGAAATCAAGGAGGCGGCCCGCTGGATCCGCGA is part of the Thermoanaerobaculum aquaticum genome and encodes:
- the ftsZ gene encoding cell division protein FtsZ is translated as MIILDDVHDEKPAIVPDEEQSPAVLKVVGVGGGGCNAINRMIRAGVKGVEFIAVNTDAQSLSRCAAPTKIQLQTPNTRGRALGAGGNPKVGKEAALNKTDELLEVLTGADMVFIAAGMGGGTGTGVAPVIGTLAKEAGALTVAVVNTPFSFEASERMRIAQQGLAELAGCVDTLIVVPNARLEEMAPANITITEAFLLADQALHHGVQGISEIINEVGVINRDFADVKAVLEGGGMALMGIGVSSGEHRALEAAQNAVASPLLDGIALHGAQRVLVNFVAGPDATLGEIKEAARWIREQCAENCLYLFGYVQRENFDNQIQVTLIATGFAGMEQPENKSASRAEVKKSEVASLNPFLPTTSDTPNFGVQIRPDDFHLPTVLRQQLD